A window of the Hordeum vulgare subsp. vulgare chromosome 5H, MorexV3_pseudomolecules_assembly, whole genome shotgun sequence genome harbors these coding sequences:
- the LOC123398958 gene encoding dirigent protein 1-like, translated as MTATTFCLLAAILAATTGTLAAGAGDDGTTHLHLYIHETFSGANATAVHVTASPLGGNSTYGTLSVFDDELRQGSDAASQLVGRAQGITMQTDLQSSGVFSTLLTVVFTNGDYKGSTLVLNGRVDFGPDGKAAAERAVVGGTGRFRLARGYSLMSKFGATSSTAVLKLDLYVKTDV; from the coding sequence ATGACGGCGACCACATTCTGCCTTCTCGCCGCTATTCTCGCTGCCACCACCGGGACGCTGGCTGCCGGCGCCGGGGACGACGGCACGACGCACCTCCACCTCTACATCCACGAGACGTTCTCTGGCGCCAACGCCACCGCGGTCCATGTCACGGCCTCCCCGCTCGGGGGCAACTCCACGTACGGCACGCTCAGCGTCTTCGACGACGAGCTCCGTCAAGGGTCCGACGCGGCGTCGCAGCTCGTCGGCCGCGCACAGGGGATCACAATGCAGACCGACCTGCAGAGTTCCGGGGTGTTCTCCACGCTCCTCACCGTGGTGTTCACGAACGGGGACTACAAAGGCAGCACGCTGGTGCTGAACGGCCGCGTCGACTTCGGCCCAGACGGGAAGGCGGCAGCGGAGCGGGCCGTGGTCGGTGGTACGGGAAGGTTCCGGCTGGCGAGGGGGTACAGCCTGATGAGCAAGTTCGGCGCCACGTCGAGCACTGCTGTCTTAAAGTTGGACCTCTACGTCAAGACGGATGTGTGA